In Capsicum annuum cultivar UCD-10X-F1 chromosome 7, UCD10Xv1.1, whole genome shotgun sequence, one genomic interval encodes:
- the LOC107877529 gene encoding probable alpha,alpha-trehalose-phosphate synthase [UDP-forming] 11 isoform X2, whose amino-acid sequence MLMNVPGILTDFDGGEEKGGFEVALASSPGVTNGSRRIIVANQLPVKAFKDEKWCFEWDKFALDTLILQLKDGLPSDLEVIYVGCLKADIELNDQDEVANFLWEKFRCVPTFLSLDLINKYYHGFCKHYLWPLFHYMLPVTPSHGVRFDRSNWLAYVSANKIFADKVYEVINPDEDYVWIQDYHLMVLPTMLRKKYSRIKVGFFLHSPFPSSEIYRTLPVRDEILRALLNCDLVGFQTFDYARHFLSCCSRMLGLDYRSKRGYIGIDYFGRTVTIMILPVGIHMGQIQNVMSLPDTGKKAKELKEKYAGKIVMLGIDDMDMFKGIGLKFLAMGQLLEQSPALRGRIVLVQITNPPRSRGNDIKEVEEEVKKIATEINRKYGEPGYEPIVCINGPVSTQEKIAHYAISECVVVNAVRDGMNLVPYEYTVSRQSSSNLDKALGLGDGQRRKSMIVVSEFIGCSPSLSGAIRVNPWDVESVANGMFSGSMMNELEKELRHEKHYKYVSSHDVAYWARSFDQDLKRACGEHYGKRCWGIGLGLGFRVVALGPNFRKLSVAHIVSSYKLTKSRLILLDYDGTMLPEDKLDKAPSEEVISILNGLCSDPKNIVFIVSGRGKDTLSKWFSPCPKLGLSAEHGYFTRWSKDSDWESRPVPADLDWKKVVLPIMEKYTEATDGSSIEQKESALVWHHLEADPDFGIWQAKELVDHLESVLANEPVVVKRGQHIVEVKPQDVSKGLVFQSLLASMQSKGKSPDFVLCVGDDRSDEDMFESIASSLDNKSLSDHTEVFACTVGQKPSMAKYYLDDPSEVIKMLQGLSTASAAMQLPPKSPVHQAAAASVDDHSIDKSPTSFV is encoded by the exons ATG TTGATGAATGTTCCAGGGATACTAACAGATTTTGATGGAGGAGAAGAGAAAGGAGGATTTGAAGTTGCTCTTGCTTCTTCACCTGGTGTGACGAATGGGAGTAGAAGGATCATTGTAGCAAATCAGTTACCAGTGAAAGCTTTTAAGGATGAAAAATGGTGTTTTGAATGGGATAAATTTGCTTTGGATACATTGATTTTGCAGCTTAAAGATGGTTTGCCATCAGATTTGGAGGTCATTTATGTAGGTTGTTTGAAAGCTGATATCGAATTGAATGATCAAGACGAAGTTGCGAACTTCTTGTGGGAGAAATTTAGGTGTGTTCCAACTTTCTTGTCATTAGATTTGATCAACAAGTATTACCATGGCTTTTGTAAGCATTATTTATGGCCTTTGTTTCATTACATGTTGCCTGTTACACCTAGTCATGGTGTAAGATTTGATAGGTCTAATTGGTTGGCATACGTATCGGCGAATAAAATTTTTGCTGATAAAGTTTATGAGGTGATTAATCCAGATGAAGATTATGTTTGGATTCAAGATTATCACCTCATGGTTTTGCCTACTATGTTGAGGAAAAAGTATAGTAGGATAAAAGTTGGTTTTTTCCTTCATAGTCCTTTCCCGTCGTCTGAAATTTATCGAACATTGCCTGTTAGGGATGAGATTTTGAGGGCTTTGTTGAATTGTGATCTTGTTGGTTTTCAGACTTTTGATTATGCTAGGCATTTCTTGTCATGTTGTAGTAGGATGTTGGGCTTGGATTATCGGTCCAAAAGGGGTTACATTGGTATTGACTATTTCGGTAGAACTGTGACTATTATGATCCTTCCTGTTGGTATTCACATGGGGCAGATCCAAAATGTTATGTCGTTGCCTGATACGGGGAAGAAAgcaaaggagttgaaagagaagtatGCGGGGAAGATCGTGATGTTAGGTATCGATGATATGGACATGTTTAAAGGGATTGGTTTAAAGTTTTTAGCAATGGGACAGCTTTTAGAGCAAAGCCCGGCGTTGAGGGGAAGGATCGTATTGGTTCAGATTACGAACCCCCCAAGAAGTAGAGGGAATGATATCAAAGAGGTTGAAGAAGAGGTTAAGAAGATCGCTACTGAGATCAATAGGAAATATGGGGAACCGGGGTATGAACCTATTGTTTGTATTAACGGTCCGGTTTCTACGCAGGAGAAGATTGCACACTATGCGATTTCCGAGTGTGTTGTTGTTAATGCCGTTAGAGATGGAATGAATTTGGTTCCTTATGAGTATACGGTTTCCAGGCAGAGCAGCAGTAATTTGGATAAGGCCTTGGGTCTAGGTGATGGACAACGACGAAAGAGTATGATTGTTGTTTCCGAGTTCATCGGCTGCTCTCCGTCGCTTAGTGGTGCCATCAGGGTCAATCCGTGGGACGTTGAGAGTGTAGCCAATGGTATGTTTTCGGGATCCATGATGAATGAGTTGGAGAAAGAATTGCGTCATGAGAAACACTACAAATATGTTTCTTCTCATGACGTTGCATATTGGGCGAGGAGTTTCGATCAAGACCTCAAGAGAGCTTGTGGAGAGCATTATGGCAAGAGATGTTGGGGCATTGGCCTTGGTCTTGGTTTCAGGGTCGTTGCCCTCGGTCCGAATTTCAGGAAGCTTTCGGTAGCACATATTGTCTCTTCTTATAAATTGACAAAAAGCAGACTTATCCTACTCGACTATGACGGTACTATGTTGCCAGAGGATAAGCTCGACAAAGCCCCAAGTGAGGAAGTCATCTCAATTCTGAATGGTTTGTGCAGTGATCCAAAGAATATCGTGTTTATTGTGAGCGGCAGAGGAAAGGATACGCTCAGCAAGTGGTTCTCTCCGTGTCCGAAACTTGGCTTGTCAGcggagcatggttatttcactAG GTGGAGTAAGGATTCCGATTGGGAATCTCGTCCTGTACCTGCAGACCTCGATTGGAAAAAAGTGGTTTTGCCTATTATGGAGAAATACACTGAGGCAACAGATGGTTCGTCGATAGAGCAGAAGGAAAGTGCACTAGTGTGGCATCATCTTGAAGCTGACCCTGACTTTGGTATTTGGCAGGCTAAAGAGCTAGTTGATCACCTCGAGAGCGTCCTTGCTAACGAGCCTGTTGTCGTTAAACGAGGCCAGCACATTGTTGAAGTGAAACCACAG GATGTAAGCAAAGGTCTAGTCTTTCAAAGCCTCTTGGCCTCGATGCAAAGCAAAGGGAAGTCCCCCGATTTCGTTTTGTGTGTAGGTGATGACAGATCGGATGAAGACATGTTCGAGAGCATTGCAAGTTCTTTAGACAACAAATCTCTGTCTGACCACACAGAAGTCTTTGCCTGCACCGTCGGCCAGAAGCCGAGTATGGCTAAGTACTATCTGGATGATCCATCTGAAGTCATAAAAATGCTTCAAGGCCTTTCAACAGCTAGTGCAGCAATGCAGCTACCACCTAAGTCGCCGGTCCATCAAGCCGCCGCCGCCTCCGTTGACGATCACTCCATAGATAAGAGTCCTACATCCTTTGTATAG
- the LOC107877529 gene encoding probable alpha,alpha-trehalose-phosphate synthase [UDP-forming] 11 isoform X1, giving the protein MLSRSCFNLLNLDDCSVADRARIPKLMNVPGILTDFDGGEEKGGFEVALASSPGVTNGSRRIIVANQLPVKAFKDEKWCFEWDKFALDTLILQLKDGLPSDLEVIYVGCLKADIELNDQDEVANFLWEKFRCVPTFLSLDLINKYYHGFCKHYLWPLFHYMLPVTPSHGVRFDRSNWLAYVSANKIFADKVYEVINPDEDYVWIQDYHLMVLPTMLRKKYSRIKVGFFLHSPFPSSEIYRTLPVRDEILRALLNCDLVGFQTFDYARHFLSCCSRMLGLDYRSKRGYIGIDYFGRTVTIMILPVGIHMGQIQNVMSLPDTGKKAKELKEKYAGKIVMLGIDDMDMFKGIGLKFLAMGQLLEQSPALRGRIVLVQITNPPRSRGNDIKEVEEEVKKIATEINRKYGEPGYEPIVCINGPVSTQEKIAHYAISECVVVNAVRDGMNLVPYEYTVSRQSSSNLDKALGLGDGQRRKSMIVVSEFIGCSPSLSGAIRVNPWDVESVANGMFSGSMMNELEKELRHEKHYKYVSSHDVAYWARSFDQDLKRACGEHYGKRCWGIGLGLGFRVVALGPNFRKLSVAHIVSSYKLTKSRLILLDYDGTMLPEDKLDKAPSEEVISILNGLCSDPKNIVFIVSGRGKDTLSKWFSPCPKLGLSAEHGYFTRWSKDSDWESRPVPADLDWKKVVLPIMEKYTEATDGSSIEQKESALVWHHLEADPDFGIWQAKELVDHLESVLANEPVVVKRGQHIVEVKPQDVSKGLVFQSLLASMQSKGKSPDFVLCVGDDRSDEDMFESIASSLDNKSLSDHTEVFACTVGQKPSMAKYYLDDPSEVIKMLQGLSTASAAMQLPPKSPVHQAAAASVDDHSIDKSPTSFV; this is encoded by the exons ATGTTGTCAAGATCTTGTTTCAATCTGCTTAATCTTGATGACTGTTCTGTTGCTGATCGGGCTCGAATCCCAAAGTTGATGAATGTTCCAGGGATACTAACAGATTTTGATGGAGGAGAAGAGAAAGGAGGATTTGAAGTTGCTCTTGCTTCTTCACCTGGTGTGACGAATGGGAGTAGAAGGATCATTGTAGCAAATCAGTTACCAGTGAAAGCTTTTAAGGATGAAAAATGGTGTTTTGAATGGGATAAATTTGCTTTGGATACATTGATTTTGCAGCTTAAAGATGGTTTGCCATCAGATTTGGAGGTCATTTATGTAGGTTGTTTGAAAGCTGATATCGAATTGAATGATCAAGACGAAGTTGCGAACTTCTTGTGGGAGAAATTTAGGTGTGTTCCAACTTTCTTGTCATTAGATTTGATCAACAAGTATTACCATGGCTTTTGTAAGCATTATTTATGGCCTTTGTTTCATTACATGTTGCCTGTTACACCTAGTCATGGTGTAAGATTTGATAGGTCTAATTGGTTGGCATACGTATCGGCGAATAAAATTTTTGCTGATAAAGTTTATGAGGTGATTAATCCAGATGAAGATTATGTTTGGATTCAAGATTATCACCTCATGGTTTTGCCTACTATGTTGAGGAAAAAGTATAGTAGGATAAAAGTTGGTTTTTTCCTTCATAGTCCTTTCCCGTCGTCTGAAATTTATCGAACATTGCCTGTTAGGGATGAGATTTTGAGGGCTTTGTTGAATTGTGATCTTGTTGGTTTTCAGACTTTTGATTATGCTAGGCATTTCTTGTCATGTTGTAGTAGGATGTTGGGCTTGGATTATCGGTCCAAAAGGGGTTACATTGGTATTGACTATTTCGGTAGAACTGTGACTATTATGATCCTTCCTGTTGGTATTCACATGGGGCAGATCCAAAATGTTATGTCGTTGCCTGATACGGGGAAGAAAgcaaaggagttgaaagagaagtatGCGGGGAAGATCGTGATGTTAGGTATCGATGATATGGACATGTTTAAAGGGATTGGTTTAAAGTTTTTAGCAATGGGACAGCTTTTAGAGCAAAGCCCGGCGTTGAGGGGAAGGATCGTATTGGTTCAGATTACGAACCCCCCAAGAAGTAGAGGGAATGATATCAAAGAGGTTGAAGAAGAGGTTAAGAAGATCGCTACTGAGATCAATAGGAAATATGGGGAACCGGGGTATGAACCTATTGTTTGTATTAACGGTCCGGTTTCTACGCAGGAGAAGATTGCACACTATGCGATTTCCGAGTGTGTTGTTGTTAATGCCGTTAGAGATGGAATGAATTTGGTTCCTTATGAGTATACGGTTTCCAGGCAGAGCAGCAGTAATTTGGATAAGGCCTTGGGTCTAGGTGATGGACAACGACGAAAGAGTATGATTGTTGTTTCCGAGTTCATCGGCTGCTCTCCGTCGCTTAGTGGTGCCATCAGGGTCAATCCGTGGGACGTTGAGAGTGTAGCCAATGGTATGTTTTCGGGATCCATGATGAATGAGTTGGAGAAAGAATTGCGTCATGAGAAACACTACAAATATGTTTCTTCTCATGACGTTGCATATTGGGCGAGGAGTTTCGATCAAGACCTCAAGAGAGCTTGTGGAGAGCATTATGGCAAGAGATGTTGGGGCATTGGCCTTGGTCTTGGTTTCAGGGTCGTTGCCCTCGGTCCGAATTTCAGGAAGCTTTCGGTAGCACATATTGTCTCTTCTTATAAATTGACAAAAAGCAGACTTATCCTACTCGACTATGACGGTACTATGTTGCCAGAGGATAAGCTCGACAAAGCCCCAAGTGAGGAAGTCATCTCAATTCTGAATGGTTTGTGCAGTGATCCAAAGAATATCGTGTTTATTGTGAGCGGCAGAGGAAAGGATACGCTCAGCAAGTGGTTCTCTCCGTGTCCGAAACTTGGCTTGTCAGcggagcatggttatttcactAG GTGGAGTAAGGATTCCGATTGGGAATCTCGTCCTGTACCTGCAGACCTCGATTGGAAAAAAGTGGTTTTGCCTATTATGGAGAAATACACTGAGGCAACAGATGGTTCGTCGATAGAGCAGAAGGAAAGTGCACTAGTGTGGCATCATCTTGAAGCTGACCCTGACTTTGGTATTTGGCAGGCTAAAGAGCTAGTTGATCACCTCGAGAGCGTCCTTGCTAACGAGCCTGTTGTCGTTAAACGAGGCCAGCACATTGTTGAAGTGAAACCACAG GATGTAAGCAAAGGTCTAGTCTTTCAAAGCCTCTTGGCCTCGATGCAAAGCAAAGGGAAGTCCCCCGATTTCGTTTTGTGTGTAGGTGATGACAGATCGGATGAAGACATGTTCGAGAGCATTGCAAGTTCTTTAGACAACAAATCTCTGTCTGACCACACAGAAGTCTTTGCCTGCACCGTCGGCCAGAAGCCGAGTATGGCTAAGTACTATCTGGATGATCCATCTGAAGTCATAAAAATGCTTCAAGGCCTTTCAACAGCTAGTGCAGCAATGCAGCTACCACCTAAGTCGCCGGTCCATCAAGCCGCCGCCGCCTCCGTTGACGATCACTCCATAGATAAGAGTCCTACATCCTTTGTATAG